In Providencia sneebia DSM 19967, one DNA window encodes the following:
- the lolA gene encoding outer membrane lipoprotein chaperone LolA has translation MKKFLLLGALALSLHISSVLADASQDLQNRLNKVNSFHASFSQKVTSPEGDLIQEGVGELWLQRPNLFNWNMTSPDESELVSDGKSLWFYNPFVEQVTVTNLADATQDTPFLLITRNDPADWKQYSIIQQGNTFDLKPKSTNSTLKRFSITVSPEGTIEKFSAMEQDGQTSAYQLQSQKNGNVDKSKFSFTVPKGVTLDDQRSGGK, from the coding sequence ATGAAAAAATTTTTGTTGCTGGGCGCTTTAGCCCTGAGTTTACATATCAGCTCGGTACTGGCGGATGCGAGCCAAGACCTACAGAATAGACTGAATAAAGTTAACAGTTTTCATGCTAGTTTTTCTCAGAAAGTGACCAGTCCAGAAGGGGATCTAATCCAAGAAGGTGTTGGTGAATTATGGCTACAACGCCCTAATTTATTTAATTGGAATATGACTTCACCCGATGAAAGTGAACTGGTTTCTGATGGTAAAAGCTTATGGTTTTATAACCCATTTGTTGAGCAAGTGACAGTCACTAATTTAGCGGATGCTACTCAAGATACGCCATTTTTATTGATCACGCGTAATGACCCTGCGGATTGGAAGCAGTATTCCATTATTCAGCAAGGTAATACATTTGATTTAAAACCTAAATCAACTAATAGCACGTTAAAGCGTTTTTCAATTACCGTTTCTCCAGAAGGCACAATCGAAAAATTTTCGGCAATGGAGCAAGATGGACAAACAAGTGCTTATCAATTGCAATCACAAAAAAATGGTAATGTAGATAAAAGTAAATTTTCATTTACAGTGCCGAAAGGTGTAACACTTGATGATCAGCGTTCCGGTGGCAAATAA
- the pflB gene encoding formate C-acetyltransferase — translation MSELNEKFALAWQGFNQGNWQKHVDVRDFIQENYTPYEGDESFLAGSTPATDKLWEKVMEGIKIENRTHAPVDFDTDVASTITSHDAGYIAKDLEQIVGLQTDAPLKRGLIPFGGIKMVEGSCKAYDRALDPSLKKIFTEYRKTHNQGVFDVYTPDILKCRKSGILTGLPDAYGRGRIIGDYRRVALYGIDYLMKDKFSQFTSLQERLEQGEDLEMTIQLREEIAEQHRALAQMKEMAAKYGYDISGPATNAQEAVQWTYFGYLAAVKSQNGAAMSFGRVSTFLDIYIQRDIAEGKLTEQEAQELIDHLVMKLRMVRFLRTPEYDELFSGDPIWATESLGGMGLDGRTLVTKNTFRFLNTLYTMGPSPEPNMTILWSEKLPLSFKKYAAKVSIDTSSVQYENDDLMRPDFNSDDYAIACCVSPMVVGKQMQFFGARANLAKTMLYTINGGIDEKLKMQVGPKHAPIMDEVLDFDTVMDRMDHFMDWLATQYVTALNIIHYMHDKYSYEAALMALHDRDVYRTMACGIAGLSVAADSLSAIKYAKVKPVRDEDGIAVDFEIEGEYPQFGNNDPRVDDIACDLVERFMKKIQKLHTYRNAVPTQSILTITSNVVYGKKTGNTPDGRRAGAPFGPGANPMHGRDQKGAVASLTSVAKLPFAYAKDGISYTFSIVPNALGKDDDVRKANLAGLMDGYFHHEASIEGGQHLNVNVMNREMLLDAMENPEKYPQLTIRVSGYAVRFNSLTKEQQQDVITRTFTSTL, via the coding sequence AGCATGGCAAGGTTTTAACCAAGGTAACTGGCAGAAACACGTCGATGTTCGTGATTTCATCCAGGAAAACTATACTCCATATGAAGGTGATGAATCTTTCCTAGCAGGCTCTACTCCAGCAACTGACAAGTTGTGGGAAAAAGTCATGGAAGGCATTAAAATCGAAAACCGCACTCATGCCCCCGTTGATTTTGACACTGATGTTGCATCAACGATTACTTCCCATGATGCTGGATACATCGCTAAAGATTTAGAGCAAATCGTCGGTCTGCAAACAGATGCACCTTTGAAACGTGGTCTGATCCCATTTGGTGGTATCAAAATGGTTGAAGGTTCTTGTAAAGCCTATGACCGCGCTTTAGATCCTTCACTGAAAAAAATCTTTACTGAATACCGTAAAACACACAACCAAGGTGTGTTCGATGTTTATACTCCAGACATTCTAAAATGCCGTAAATCAGGTATCCTAACGGGTCTTCCTGATGCTTATGGTCGTGGTCGTATCATTGGTGACTACCGTCGTGTTGCTCTGTACGGTATTGATTACTTGATGAAAGACAAATTCAGCCAGTTCACATCTTTACAAGAAAGATTAGAACAAGGTGAAGATTTGGAAATGACCATCCAACTGCGTGAAGAAATTGCAGAACAACATCGTGCTTTAGCCCAAATGAAAGAAATGGCTGCGAAATATGGCTACGATATTTCTGGTCCTGCAACGAATGCACAAGAAGCAGTTCAATGGACTTACTTCGGTTATCTTGCAGCTGTTAAATCACAAAACGGCGCGGCAATGTCCTTCGGTCGTGTTTCAACCTTCTTAGATATTTATATCCAACGTGATATTGCAGAAGGCAAATTAACTGAACAAGAAGCACAAGAGCTGATTGACCATTTAGTTATGAAATTACGTATGGTTCGTTTCCTACGTACACCTGAATATGATGAACTGTTCTCTGGTGACCCAATTTGGGCAACAGAATCATTAGGTGGTATGGGTCTTGATGGTCGTACGCTTGTAACTAAAAACACTTTCCGTTTCTTGAACACACTATATACCATGGGCCCATCACCTGAGCCAAACATGACTATTTTGTGGTCAGAAAAACTGCCTCTGAGCTTCAAAAAATACGCAGCTAAAGTCTCTATCGACACTTCATCTGTTCAATATGAAAACGATGATTTGATGCGTCCTGATTTCAACAGCGATGATTATGCTATCGCATGTTGTGTCAGCCCAATGGTTGTTGGTAAACAAATGCAGTTCTTTGGTGCTCGTGCTAACTTGGCGAAAACCATGCTTTATACCATCAATGGTGGTATTGATGAAAAACTGAAAATGCAAGTTGGTCCTAAACATGCACCTATCATGGATGAAGTCTTAGACTTCGATACTGTGATGGATCGTATGGATCACTTCATGGATTGGTTGGCAACTCAGTATGTCACAGCTCTGAATATCATCCACTATATGCATGATAAATACAGCTATGAAGCAGCATTGATGGCACTTCATGACCGTGATGTTTATCGTACTATGGCATGTGGTATCGCAGGTCTTTCTGTTGCAGCTGACTCACTGTCTGCAATTAAATATGCGAAAGTTAAACCAGTTCGTGACGAAGATGGCATTGCTGTTGACTTCGAAATCGAAGGTGAATATCCACAATTTGGTAACAACGACCCACGTGTTGATGATATCGCTTGTGACTTAGTTGAACGTTTCATGAAGAAAATTCAAAAACTTCATACTTATCGCAACGCTGTACCAACACAATCTATCCTGACCATTACTTCTAACGTCGTTTATGGTAAGAAAACAGGTAATACTCCAGATGGTCGTCGTGCTGGCGCTCCATTCGGACCAGGTGCAAACCCAATGCACGGTCGTGACCAAAAAGGTGCGGTAGCTTCACTGACTTCTGTTGCTAAACTGCCATTTGCTTATGCTAAAGATGGTATTTCTTATACCTTCTCTATCGTACCAAATGCGTTAGGTAAAGATGACGATGTACGTAAAGCAAACCTTGCGGGCTTAATGGATGGTTACTTCCATCACGAAGCATCAATCGAAGGCGGTCAACACTTGAACGTTAACGTGATGAACCGTGAAATGCTGTTAGATGCGATGGAAAATCCTGAAAAATACCCACAATTAACCATTCGTGTTTCTGGTTATGCGGTACGTTTCAACTCATTGACTAAAGAACAGCAACAAGACGTTATTACTCGTACTTTCACAAGTACACTGTAA
- a CDS encoding replication-associated recombination protein A, producing MSNLSLDFSQNEFQPLAARMRPQVLEQYIGQKHLLAEGKPLPKAIKAGHLHSMILWGPPGTGKTTLAEVIGHYAQADIERISAVTSGIKEIRESIEKARQNRSAGRRTILFVDEVHRFNKSQQDAFLPHIEDGTITFIGATTENPSFELNSALLSRARVYLLKSLEPEDIEEVLLQAMSDVERGLGGKNIILPDSTRKLIAELVNGDARRSLNLLEMMTDMAESDSQGQRVLTPELLKEVSGERAARFDNKGDRYYDLISALHKSVRGSAPDAALYWYARIITAGGDPLYVARRLLAIASEDIGNADPRAMQVAVSAWDCFTRVGPAEGERAIAQAIVYLACAPKSNAVYTAYKAALADAQLKPDYDVPAHLRNAPTKLLKELGAGKEYRYAHNEPNAYAAGEVYFPPEMQGTQYYQPTNRGLEGKIAEKLDWLVQQDQNSTTKRYR from the coding sequence GTGAGCAATCTATCTCTCGATTTTTCACAAAATGAATTTCAGCCTTTAGCTGCGCGTATGCGGCCGCAAGTTCTTGAGCAATATATTGGCCAAAAACACTTACTCGCTGAAGGTAAACCTTTACCGAAAGCGATAAAAGCAGGTCATTTGCATTCCATGATTTTATGGGGACCGCCGGGAACGGGGAAAACAACATTAGCTGAAGTCATTGGCCATTATGCTCAGGCGGATATTGAGCGCATATCTGCGGTGACGTCTGGCATTAAGGAAATCCGAGAATCAATAGAAAAAGCTCGGCAAAACCGAAGTGCTGGTCGCAGAACTATTTTATTTGTTGATGAAGTTCATCGATTTAATAAAAGTCAGCAAGATGCTTTTTTGCCTCATATTGAAGACGGCACAATCACTTTTATTGGTGCAACAACTGAAAATCCCTCTTTTGAACTAAATTCAGCATTACTATCACGCGCAAGAGTTTATCTCCTCAAATCATTAGAACCTGAAGATATCGAAGAGGTTCTTTTACAAGCTATGAGTGATGTTGAGCGTGGTTTAGGTGGAAAAAACATCATTTTACCTGATAGTACACGTAAATTAATTGCAGAATTAGTTAATGGTGATGCTAGGCGTTCACTCAATCTGTTAGAAATGATGACAGATATGGCTGAAAGTGATAGCCAAGGGCAACGCGTTCTTACACCAGAGTTATTAAAAGAGGTCAGTGGTGAACGTGCTGCTCGTTTTGATAATAAAGGTGACCGTTATTACGATTTGATTTCAGCATTGCATAAATCTGTCCGAGGCTCAGCACCTGATGCTGCATTATATTGGTATGCACGAATTATCACCGCAGGGGGAGATCCACTCTATGTCGCTCGTCGGCTATTAGCGATTGCTTCTGAAGATATTGGTAATGCGGACCCAAGAGCAATGCAAGTCGCGGTGAGTGCTTGGGATTGTTTCACACGCGTTGGTCCAGCTGAAGGTGAACGTGCTATTGCTCAAGCGATTGTTTATTTAGCCTGTGCGCCAAAAAGTAATGCTGTTTATACCGCTTATAAAGCGGCATTAGCGGATGCCCAGCTGAAACCTGATTATGATGTTCCAGCCCATTTAAGAAATGCTCCAACAAAATTACTTAAAGAGTTAGGTGCAGGTAAAGAATATCGGTATGCCCATAATGAGCCGAATGCTTATGCGGCGGGGGAAGTCTATTTTCCTCCTGAGATGCAAGGAACACAGTATTACCAACCCACAAATCGCGGGTTAGAAGGTAAAATTGCAGAAAAATTAGACTGGTTAGTGCAGCAGGATCAAAATAGCACAACAAAACGCTATCGCTAA
- the lrp gene encoding leucine-responsive transcriptional regulator Lrp, with translation MIDNKKRPGKDLDRIDRNILNELQKDGRISNVELSKRVGLSPTPCLERVRRLERQGFISGYTALLNPHYLDASLLVFVEITLNRGAPDVFEQFNTAVQKLEEIQECHLVSGDFDYLLKTRVPDMSAYRKLLGETLLRLPGVNDTRTYVVMEEVKQSNRLVIKTR, from the coding sequence ATGATTGATAACAAAAAGCGTCCAGGCAAAGATCTTGACCGCATTGATAGGAATATACTTAACGAATTACAAAAAGATGGGCGTATTTCTAACGTTGAACTGTCTAAACGTGTAGGTTTGTCACCAACACCTTGTTTAGAGCGTGTTCGTCGTTTGGAAAGACAAGGATTTATTTCGGGTTACACTGCATTATTGAACCCACATTATTTAGATGCTTCACTATTGGTTTTCGTTGAAATCACATTAAACCGTGGCGCACCAGATGTTTTTGAACAATTCAATACCGCAGTTCAAAAATTAGAAGAAATTCAAGAATGTCATCTAGTTTCTGGTGATTTCGATTATCTGTTGAAAACGCGTGTGCCTGATATGTCCGCATATCGTAAACTTTTGGGTGAGACTCTGCTGCGTCTACCAGGTGTTAACGATACTCGTACCTATGTCGTGATGGAAGAAGTGAAGCAAAGTAACCGTTTGGTTATTAAAACACGCTAA
- the pflA gene encoding pyruvate formate lyase 1-activating protein gives MSTNIITTKEITTATEPTTVLGRIHSFESCGTVDGPGIRFIVFFQGCLMRCLYCHNRDTWDTHSGTIVTVDELMKEAVTYRHFMNATGGGVTASGGEAILQAEFVRDWFRACKEQNIHTCLDTNGFVRRYDPVIDELIDATDLVMLDLKQINDDIHQTLVGVSNHRTLEFARYLAKRNQKTWVRYVVVPGWSDDDDSVHKLGEFTKDMSNIEKIELLPYHELGKHKWETMGEEYKLDGVKPPSKETMEHVKNILESYGHKVMY, from the coding sequence ATGTCGACCAATATTATTACAACAAAAGAGATAACAACAGCGACAGAACCCACTACAGTATTAGGCCGTATTCATTCATTTGAATCTTGTGGTACTGTTGATGGTCCTGGCATACGGTTTATTGTCTTTTTTCAAGGCTGCCTAATGCGCTGTTTGTACTGCCATAATCGCGATACTTGGGATACCCATTCAGGTACGATTGTTACCGTTGATGAATTAATGAAAGAAGCTGTGACCTATCGCCACTTTATGAATGCAACTGGCGGTGGTGTTACTGCATCTGGCGGTGAAGCCATACTGCAAGCTGAATTTGTTCGTGATTGGTTCCGAGCTTGTAAAGAACAAAATATTCATACCTGCCTTGATACTAATGGATTTGTCCGTCGGTATGATCCCGTTATAGATGAGCTTATCGATGCCACAGATTTAGTTATGTTGGACTTAAAACAAATTAATGATGATATTCACCAAACTCTGGTCGGTGTTTCTAACCATCGTACACTTGAATTTGCTCGCTATTTAGCAAAACGTAATCAAAAAACATGGGTACGTTATGTGGTAGTGCCAGGCTGGAGTGATGATGATGATTCAGTCCACAAACTTGGCGAATTCACAAAAGACATGAGTAATATCGAGAAAATCGAACTTCTTCCTTACCATGAGTTAGGTAAACATAAATGGGAAACGATGGGAGAAGAATATAAGCTAGATGGCGTGAAGCCACCATCAAAAGAGACAATGGAGCACGTCAAGAATATACTTGAAAGCTACGGTCACAAAGTGATGTATTAA
- a CDS encoding DNA translocase FtsK 4TM domain-containing protein has product MSQEYTEDKHIRFKKLSSRRRLLEVILLAICLCAIFLMVALVSFSPSDPSWSQTTWNAPVKNLGGSIGSWSADILFSAFGLLAFAIPPLLLLGCWAIFHHESQRRYIDFFSLSLRLIGGLALILSSCGLAALNFDDLPNFSSGGVIGSVFSTAIMPWFNSLGATLALLFLWAISFTLFTGWSWLTIAEKIGAAVLIPITLATNRARGDDSDEYDVEETEDALQRAQEAERYANQLNDDSDDDILFTVPSINELVAVDETPKGVSEEKPEVPVRVADSRIEALVPTSAQILEKTELDDLSAINLSDVNQPNNQQESYHFEVPDDYQPVVYDKDFQYQTHGGENKPQQPQIQQTEPSDDGQYAVEKSDNLNPHLAHETQPIQVAEHQTQWQQPLHQETSIPSSPENPQNVVESAISPSSPSQVNENIASAIGQSVNDRLSNPAAVAAAGISVSALQRHAQVKQNLEPELPRPNPVRLPTRRELYGIRIPSQREAEIQRRREEAKSREQTYQQWSSAENAEQQQHDDDEQENMLREQFMQQQKARYGEDDIPNNDYVSPTANRESALSIAETVQSEVSKPLSSSYTQPEIEHRWSSESDPVNSHIEQTIHHFRSNDNQDRTAFLPKNEEPTPKIEPAFDLTEQISVLEKFSPVDDLIDDEPIDPIFTPSISVNNNRENTKENIANHQILNQPEETFQSVTSALDNNINQAHTFAPQQPQQPQQPQQPQQPQQPQQDSLFHPFLVRNDQPLPKPTTPMPSLDLLAKPPAQEEPVDMFKLEQTARLIEARLNDYRVKAEVVGFSPGPVITRFELDLAPGVKAARISTLSRDLARSLSTTAVRVVEVIPGKPYVGLELPNEKRQTVYLSEVLDCEQFRHNPSPLTIVLGKDIEGDPVVADLAKMPHLLVAGTTGSGKSVGVNAMILSILYKSKPEDVRFIMIDPKMLELSIYEGIPHLLTEVVTDMKDAANALHWCVNEMERRYKLMSALGVRNLAGYNDRIKAADEMGRPIPDPFWKPTDGMATEHPMLKKEPYIVVMVDEFADLMMTAGKKVEELIARLAQKARAAGIHLVLATQRPSVDIITGLIKANIPTRIAFTVSSKIDSRTILDQGGAESLLGMGDMLYLPPNSSIPVRVHGAFVRDQEVHAVVNDWKARGRPQYIDSITKCSDDSEGGGFDSADEELDPLFDQAVGFVVDKQRVSISGVQRQFRIGYNRAARIVEQMEAQGIVSEPGHNGNREVLSPRQPDF; this is encoded by the coding sequence ATGAGCCAAGAATATACAGAAGATAAACACATTCGATTTAAAAAACTCAGCAGTAGAAGGCGTTTGCTTGAAGTAATCCTACTTGCTATATGCTTATGTGCCATTTTTTTAATGGTCGCATTAGTGAGTTTCAGCCCTTCTGATCCTAGTTGGTCACAAACGACATGGAATGCACCAGTTAAAAACCTAGGTGGTAGTATTGGCTCTTGGAGTGCAGATATTCTATTTTCGGCTTTTGGCCTTTTAGCATTTGCCATTCCGCCGCTGCTGTTACTTGGTTGTTGGGCAATTTTTCATCATGAAAGCCAGCGTCGCTATATTGATTTCTTCTCACTTTCTTTACGTCTTATTGGCGGATTAGCCCTTATTTTATCATCCTGTGGACTTGCTGCATTGAACTTTGATGATCTGCCTAATTTCTCATCGGGTGGTGTAATTGGTAGTGTCTTTAGTACCGCGATTATGCCGTGGTTTAATTCCCTCGGTGCAACGCTGGCACTATTATTTTTATGGGCAATCAGCTTTACATTATTTACTGGGTGGTCGTGGTTAACCATTGCAGAGAAAATTGGTGCCGCAGTTTTAATTCCGATTACATTGGCAACCAATCGCGCGCGCGGTGATGATTCTGATGAATATGATGTCGAAGAGACAGAAGATGCGCTACAAAGGGCACAAGAAGCAGAAAGATATGCTAATCAACTAAATGATGATAGTGATGATGATATCTTATTTACTGTGCCAAGCATTAATGAATTAGTGGCCGTGGATGAAACTCCTAAGGGGGTTTCAGAGGAAAAACCTGAAGTTCCTGTTAGGGTTGCTGATAGCCGAATTGAAGCGTTAGTTCCAACTTCTGCACAAATTTTAGAAAAAACAGAATTGGATGATTTATCTGCTATTAATCTATCTGATGTTAATCAACCAAACAACCAACAAGAATCTTATCATTTTGAAGTACCTGATGACTATCAACCGGTTGTATATGATAAAGATTTTCAATATCAAACACATGGTGGCGAAAATAAACCTCAACAGCCACAAATACAACAAACTGAACCTTCTGATGATGGGCAATATGCAGTTGAAAAGAGTGATAATTTAAATCCTCACTTGGCTCATGAAACTCAACCTATTCAAGTTGCAGAACATCAAACTCAATGGCAGCAACCTTTACATCAAGAAACTTCAATTCCTAGTTCGCCAGAAAATCCACAAAATGTGGTTGAAAGCGCTATTTCACCAAGTTCTCCATCGCAGGTTAACGAAAATATAGCGTCTGCCATAGGACAATCTGTTAATGATAGATTATCTAATCCGGCTGCTGTCGCTGCAGCGGGAATTTCTGTTTCCGCATTGCAACGTCATGCTCAAGTAAAACAAAATCTTGAACCTGAATTACCTCGCCCTAATCCAGTTCGTTTACCAACACGTAGAGAACTTTATGGGATACGCATTCCTTCCCAGCGTGAAGCTGAAATTCAACGTCGCAGGGAAGAAGCCAAGAGCCGAGAACAAACTTATCAGCAATGGTCATCTGCGGAAAATGCAGAGCAGCAGCAACATGATGATGATGAACAAGAAAACATGTTGCGCGAGCAATTTATGCAGCAACAAAAAGCGCGTTATGGTGAAGATGATATACCTAATAATGATTATGTATCGCCAACGGCTAACCGGGAATCTGCTCTATCAATAGCAGAAACAGTGCAGTCTGAGGTGAGTAAACCGTTATCTTCGAGCTACACTCAGCCTGAAATTGAACATCGTTGGTCTTCTGAGTCAGATCCAGTCAATTCACACATTGAACAAACAATTCACCATTTTAGGTCTAATGATAATCAAGATCGCACAGCTTTCTTGCCAAAAAATGAAGAGCCTACACCTAAAATAGAGCCGGCTTTTGATTTAACAGAACAGATTTCTGTATTAGAAAAATTTTCACCCGTTGATGATTTAATTGACGATGAGCCTATTGATCCAATATTTACGCCTTCAATTAGTGTGAACAATAATAGAGAAAACACTAAGGAAAATATTGCAAATCATCAGATACTAAACCAACCAGAAGAAACTTTCCAAAGTGTGACTTCTGCACTAGATAACAATATTAATCAAGCACATACTTTTGCGCCGCAACAGCCGCAACAGCCGCAACAGCCGCAACAGCCGCAACAGCCGCAACAGCCGCAACAGGATAGTTTGTTCCATCCGTTTTTGGTGCGAAATGATCAACCATTACCAAAACCTACAACGCCAATGCCTTCTTTAGATTTGCTGGCAAAACCACCAGCGCAAGAAGAGCCCGTTGATATGTTTAAATTAGAACAAACAGCAAGGTTAATTGAAGCACGTTTAAATGATTATCGTGTTAAAGCTGAAGTGGTTGGTTTTTCTCCTGGTCCTGTTATTACACGCTTTGAACTTGATTTAGCGCCGGGCGTGAAAGCGGCACGTATTTCTACTTTATCTCGAGATCTCGCGCGTTCACTTTCCACAACAGCGGTTCGGGTTGTTGAAGTTATCCCCGGTAAGCCATATGTCGGGCTTGAGCTACCAAATGAAAAACGCCAAACCGTCTATTTAAGTGAAGTACTTGATTGTGAACAATTTAGGCACAATCCATCACCTTTGACGATTGTTTTAGGGAAAGATATCGAAGGGGACCCCGTTGTTGCTGATTTAGCGAAAATGCCGCACTTGCTCGTTGCAGGGACAACGGGTTCAGGTAAATCAGTTGGGGTCAATGCTATGATCTTAAGTATCTTGTATAAATCGAAGCCTGAAGATGTTCGGTTTATCATGATTGACCCTAAAATGCTGGAGCTTTCTATTTATGAAGGTATTCCTCATCTATTGACTGAAGTTGTCACTGATATGAAAGATGCTGCTAACGCGTTGCATTGGTGTGTGAATGAGATGGAACGCCGTTATAAATTGATGTCTGCTCTAGGTGTGCGTAATCTAGCAGGATATAACGACAGAATTAAAGCCGCAGATGAAATGGGTAGACCAATTCCAGATCCTTTCTGGAAGCCAACAGATGGTATGGCAACCGAACATCCTATGCTGAAAAAAGAGCCTTATATTGTTGTGATGGTCGATGAATTTGCTGACTTAATGATGACAGCAGGTAAAAAAGTGGAAGAGTTAATAGCACGTTTAGCTCAAAAAGCGCGTGCTGCGGGTATCCATTTAGTTTTAGCAACTCAGCGTCCTTCTGTTGATATTATTACAGGTTTAATTAAGGCAAATATTCCAACACGTATCGCCTTTACGGTATCAAGTAAAATTGACTCTCGCACCATTCTTGACCAAGGTGGTGCAGAATCCTTACTTGGTATGGGAGATATGCTTTACTTGCCACCAAACTCTTCAATTCCTGTTCGTGTTCACGGCGCATTTGTACGTGACCAAGAAGTCCATGCAGTTGTTAATGATTGGAAAGCGCGTGGTCGTCCGCAATATATCGATAGCATTACCAAGTGTAGTGATGATAGCGAAGGCGGTGGTTTTGATAGTGCAGATGAAGAATTAGATCCTCTATTTGACCAAGCAGTAGGGTTTGTTGTTGATAAACAGCGTGTATCAATTTCAGGCGTACAGCGCCAATTCCGAATTGGTTATAACCGTGCGGCACGTATTGTTGAACAAATGGAAGCACAAGGCATTGTTAGTGAACCAGGTCATAACGGCAATCGAGAAGTACTTTCTCCAAGACAACCTGATTTCTAA
- the serS gene encoding serine--tRNA ligase: protein MLDPNLLRTELDAVAQKLARRGFTLDVEKLRELEERRKVLQVETESLQAERNSRSKTIGAAKARGEDIEPLRKEVNELGEKLDSAKLALDQLQQEIRDIALSIPNIPDDEVPDGKDDSDNIEVSRWGEPRHYDFEVRDHVSLGELTGGLDFPAAVKLTGARFVVMKGQIARLHRALAQFMLDLHTEQHGYQELYVPYLVNHDTLYGTGQLPKFGEDLFHTKPLEEEADSTYALIPTAEVPVTNLVRDEILDEDVLPIKMTAHTPCFRSEAGSYGRDTRGLIRMHQFDKVEMVQIVHPEKSMEALEELTGHAEKVLQLLNLPYRKVILCTGDIGFGARKTYDLEVWLPAQNTYREISSCSNCWDFQARRMQARFRSKTDKKTQLVHTLNGSGLAVGRTLVAVLENYQLADGRIEVPEVLRPYMKGLEYIG, encoded by the coding sequence ATGCTCGATCCAAATTTACTGCGTACGGAGCTAGACGCGGTTGCTCAAAAACTGGCTCGCAGGGGTTTTACCCTTGATGTGGAAAAGCTGCGTGAATTAGAAGAACGCCGCAAAGTTTTACAAGTTGAAACTGAATCCCTGCAAGCAGAACGTAACTCGCGATCGAAAACGATTGGTGCAGCTAAGGCGCGTGGTGAAGATATCGAGCCTTTACGCAAAGAAGTTAACGAGTTAGGCGAGAAATTGGATTCCGCTAAGTTAGCGCTTGATCAGTTGCAACAAGAAATCCGTGATATTGCGTTAAGTATTCCAAATATACCGGATGACGAAGTTCCTGATGGTAAAGACGATTCTGATAATATTGAAGTTTCGCGTTGGGGTGAGCCTCGCCATTATGACTTCGAAGTTAGAGATCACGTTAGCCTAGGTGAATTGACGGGTGGATTAGATTTCCCTGCTGCTGTTAAGCTAACAGGTGCTCGTTTTGTGGTGATGAAAGGGCAAATTGCTCGTCTACACCGTGCGCTTGCTCAATTCATGTTAGATTTACATACAGAACAGCACGGCTATCAAGAACTCTATGTGCCTTACTTGGTAAACCATGACACTTTGTATGGGACAGGCCAGTTACCAAAATTTGGTGAAGATCTTTTCCATACTAAGCCGCTTGAAGAAGAAGCTGACAGCACTTACGCGTTGATCCCTACTGCGGAAGTTCCTGTTACAAACTTAGTTCGTGATGAAATTTTAGATGAAGATGTTTTACCCATTAAGATGACCGCTCATACGCCTTGCTTCCGTTCAGAAGCAGGTTCTTATGGTCGTGATACGCGTGGTCTTATTCGTATGCACCAATTTGATAAAGTTGAGATGGTACAAATTGTTCATCCAGAAAAATCAATGGAAGCATTGGAAGAGTTAACCGGTCACGCTGAAAAAGTTCTGCAATTATTGAACTTACCTTATCGTAAAGTCATTTTATGTACTGGTGATATCGGTTTTGGTGCTCGTAAAACTTATGATTTAGAAGTGTGGCTACCAGCTCAAAATACTTATCGCGAAATTTCTTCTTGCTCCAACTGCTGGGATTTCCAAGCACGCCGTATGCAAGCTCGTTTCCGTAGTAAAACTGATAAGAAAACCCAACTTGTTCATACATTAAATGGTTCAGGTTTAGCGGTTGGTCGTACATTAGTTGCTGTACTGGAAAATTATCAATTAGCTGACGGCCGTATTGAAGTCCCTGAAGTGCTACGCCCATATATGAAAGGTTTAGAATATATCGGTTAA